GAAAGTCAGCTTCTTGCCCAGTGTGCAAGAAGCTGAGCCACGAACCTGACAGAGATGTACCGCAAATCTGAATGAACCGCAGCACTGTCCTGAGCGGTGTCCCCAGCGCGTCGAGGGGCGCAACCGAAGTGTGGACGCAGATCAATCCAAGATAGAATCAGCGAGAATCTGCGCCGGAGGTCTGCGTAAATCAGCGGTGAAAGGAAAACAACACAACCGCAAGATCAACGCAGATAGACGCTGATCAATCCAAAAAGATCAGAGAGATCAGCGAGAATCTGCGCCGGAGGTCTGCGTAAATCAGCGGTGAAATCAGAGAAAAATCATAACCGCTGATAAACGCCGATAAACGCTGATCAGATATCAGAAAAGATCAGAGAGAATCTGTGCCGAAGGTCTGCGTAATCGGCGTTCCTCTGACTTGTCCAGGTCAGGAGCCCATGTCAAATAACAATCATTGGACCACAGAGAACATTCCCGATCAGACTGGCCGCGTCGCCATCGTGACCGGCGCCAACAGCGGTCTTGGCTTTGAGACATCCAAGGCCCTGGCCGCCAAAGGCGCCGCGGTCATCATGGCCTGTCGCAATGTAGAAAAAGGCAATGCCGCGGCCGAAAAGATACGTGGGGAGAATCCTTCTGGCAACGTTCAAGTCATGCAACTCGACCTGGCCGATCTGGACTCGATCCAGCGCTTCGCCGGAGCGTTCCCCGACACTTTCGACCGACTCGACCTGCTGACCAACAACGCCGGCGTGATGGCAATCCCTCAAGCTCAAACCGCCAACGGCTTTGAGATGCAGTTCGGCACCAACCACCTGGGTCACTTCGCCCTCACCAGTTTGCTGATCGGGCAATTGCTGGAGACATCGCCGAACGGCCGGGTTGTGACCGTCAGCAGCAATACTCACCGCATTGGCAACATCGATCTCGCCAACCTCAATGCGGAAAAGTCTTACTCCCGATGGCATGCCTACGGGCTAAGCAAACTGGCTAACCTGCTCTTCGCCTACGAGCTTCAAAGGAAACTGCAGGCTGCCGGTAGCTCTGTGATTAGCGTAGCTGCCCACCCGGGCTACTCGTCAACCAACCTGCAAGGCAATTCCGGTATCTTCAGTATGCTGAATCCGATCCTGGCCCAGAGTCAGGAGATGGGCGCCCTGCCTTCCCTGTACGCTGCCACGGAACCAGAAGTGAACGGTGGCGATTACATCGGTCCCAGTGGATTCATGGAGCAGCGCGGCTATCCCAGGAAGGTGAAGTCCAGCGACCGTTCCTACGATGAAGCCACCGCTGCCAGGCTGTGGCAGGTCTCGGAGAAACTGACGGGCGCGAACTTCCCTGTTTAGCAGGGAGACCCTGCCCCTACTTTCAGCCAGGAGGCCATCCCATCTGCCTGCCGCCCAGGATGTGCCCGTGCAGATGGTGGACCGCCATGCCGCCATCCTTGCCGGTATTGAATACCAGGCGAAAGCCAGACTCGGCAATCCCCTCCGACTGCGCGATCTGGGACACGACGCTCATGAGATGACCGAGGGTCTCCGCGTTTGAGTTGTCGACAGCACCCAGGGAGGAGATATGCTCGTTGGGCACCAGCAGGACGTGCACCGGGGCCTGAGGATCGATGTCCCGGAATGCGGTAACTTGTTCGTCCTGATAAACAATGTCCGCCGGGATCTCGCCCGTCACGATCTTGCAGAAGATACAATCCTGTGTCATCGTTTTGTC
The sequence above is drawn from the Chloroflexota bacterium genome and encodes:
- a CDS encoding oxidoreductase, producing MSNNNHWTTENIPDQTGRVAIVTGANSGLGFETSKALAAKGAAVIMACRNVEKGNAAAEKIRGENPSGNVQVMQLDLADLDSIQRFAGAFPDTFDRLDLLTNNAGVMAIPQAQTANGFEMQFGTNHLGHFALTSLLIGQLLETSPNGRVVTVSSNTHRIGNIDLANLNAEKSYSRWHAYGLSKLANLLFAYELQRKLQAAGSSVISVAAHPGYSSTNLQGNSGIFSMLNPILAQSQEMGALPSLYAATEPEVNGGDYIGPSGFMEQRGYPRKVKSSDRSYDEATAARLWQVSEKLTGANFPV
- a CDS encoding histidine triad nucleotide-binding protein gives rise to the protein MTQDCIFCKIVTGEIPADIVYQDEQVTAFRDIDPQAPVHVLLVPNEHISSLGAVDNSNAETLGHLMSVVSQIAQSEGIAESGFRLVFNTGKDGGMAVHHLHGHILGGRQMGWPPG